In Macrotis lagotis isolate mMagLag1 chromosome 8, bilby.v1.9.chrom.fasta, whole genome shotgun sequence, a single genomic region encodes these proteins:
- the AQP8 gene encoding aquaporin-8, which produces MCESKSGSMKMEEKDIQPHWYEKYLQPCIVELLGSALFIFIGCLSVIENIEGVGRLQPALAHGLALGITIAFLGNISGGHFNPAVSLTVMLIGGLNYMMLLPYCISQLCGGIIGAALAKAVTTEERFLNASGAAFTTITGNDQVGGAIVAEAILTLFLVLTVCMTAINEKTKSPLAPFCIGFTVTADILVGGAISGACMNPARAFGPAVMSNYWKYQWIYWLGPLAASLIAGTLIRILIGDQKIRLFLKHL; this is translated from the exons ATGTGTGAGTCAAAGTCAGGGAGCatgaaaatggaggaaaaagatATTCAGCCTCACTGGTATGAAAAATACCTTCAGCCCTGCATAGTGGAACTGTTGGGCTCTGCTCTCTTCATCTTTATTGGTTGCCTGTCGGTCATCGAGAATATTGAGGGGGTTGGTCGACTACAGCCTGCTCTGGCACATGGACTGGCCCTTGGTATCACTATTGCCTTTTTGGGAAATATCAG TGGTGGTCATTTCAATCCGGCTGTCTCCTTGACTGTCATGTTAATTGGAGGCCTGAATTACATGATGCTCCTCCCATACTGTATCTCCCAGCTGTGTGGAGGGATCATAGGAGCTGCTTTAGCTAAG GCAGTGACAACAGAAGAGAGGTTCTTAAATGCTTCTGGGGCAGCCTTTACAACCATTACAGGGAATGACCAGGTGGGTGGTGCTATAGTAGCTGAGGCCATTTTGACATTGTTCCTGGTCTTGACTGTGTGTATGACAGCCATCAATGAGAAGACCAAGAGTCCACTGGCTCCATTCTGCATTGGATTCACTGTGACTGCGGACATCCTAGTAGG AGGGGCTATATCTGGAGCCTGCATGAACCCTGCCCGAGCTTTTGGACCTGCAGTGATGTCCAACTATTGGAAGTACCAGTGGATCTACTGGTTGGGGCCACTGGCTGCCAGCTTGATTGCAGGAACACTGATAAG gATTCTCATTGGGGATCAGAAAATTCGCCTGTTTCTAAAACATCTGTGA